GATTATGGTGGTGACTCATGAGCCGGACATCGCCACCTATGCCGCGCGGGTTATCACATTTCGGGATGGAACCATTCGCTCCGATCGGTCCGTCTCTCATCATGCCGATGCGAAGGAGGTCTTGTCCAAAGGGCTTTTGGATGTTTCAAAGGAAGCGGAGGAGTCCCCGTGAATTTTCTGATGATTTTCAAGATTGCGGGCAGGGCCCTGGCCCGCAATACCATGAGATCCGTCCTGACCATGCTGGGAATCATCATCGGGGTGGCGGCCGTGATCGCCATGGTGGCGGTCGGGCAGGGCGCCAAAGCGCAAATCGAGAGCCAGATCGCCAGCATCGGCTCCAACCTGCTGATGGTTTTCCCGGGCAGCACGACCCAGGGAGGGGTTCACGCCGGTTCCGGATCGGTGACCACCCTGACGGAGGACGACGCGCTTGCAATCCAGAAGGAATTGTCCTCGGTCCGTCTCGCGGCTCCGTCGCTTCGAACGGTGGCCCAGGTGGTGAGCGCGAACCAGAACTGGTCCACGGGTGTTACGGGAAGCACGCCGGACTATTTTGCGGTGCGGGATTGGTCCTTCGATTCGGGAGGCTCCTTTACCCAATCGGATTACGACGGCGCGACGAAGGCGGCGGTGATCGGCAAGACGGTGGCGACCAACCTGTTCGGTTCGCAGGATCCGATCGGCCAGATCATCCGAATCCAAAACGTCCCGTTCAGGGTCGTCGGGCTTCTTTCACCCAAAGGCCAGTCCGCGATGGGACAGGACCAGGACGATACCGTGATCATCCCTCTTTCGACTCTCCAAAAACGCATCATGGGTGTGACCTACGTGCAGGCCATTATGATTTCGGCCAATTCTCCGGAGGAAACCGTTGCGGCGGAGGAGGAAATTCAACGGCTTCTCCATCAACGGCACCATATCCCGCCCAAACAGGATGACGACTTCACCGTCCGGAATATGACCGATATCGCGGCGGCCGCCGAGGCCTCTTCTCAAATTATGACGCTGCTTCTGGGAAGCATCGCATCGGTCTCCCTGATTGTCGGAGGGATCGGGATCATGAACATCATGCTGGTTTCGGTCACCGAGCGGACGCGGGAGATCGGCATCCGGATGGCGGTCGGGGCGAGAAGCCGGGATATCCTTCTGCAGTTCCTCGTCGAGGCGGTGGTTCTGTCGCTGGCCGGCGGGATCCTCGGCGTGATTCTGGGTGTGGCCAGTTCCCGGATCATCTCGACATTCGTTCACTGGCCGACCATCATTTCGCTGAGATCCATCATGCTGGCCTCTGTCTTCTCGATCGCGATCGGTGTATTTTTCGGCCTGTATCCCGCCCGCCGAGCCGCCTCGCTGGACCCCATCGAGGCGCTTCGGTACGAATAAAAGATCTTGCCGCCTTCCGAATTTTCCAGATCGTGCATATCTGTGAGAAAACATTCATTATTGCGGGAGCGGTTTGTTTGCCGAAGCTTCGTTCATGCTGGCGTCGAAAAATCTCAAGTTCAGGACCCGGCCTTGAGGTCTCCTTGACAAAGAATAACCTGTTCTCTATACTTTCATCGACTTTCGCCCGGCGGCTTCGGTCCGACAAAGCCATGCGCGCACGGGCGTCAAGAAGGACGGCTTGAATGCGGAGGCTCTTCCTGAAATTAGGCGACCAGGTCATTCATCTCAGGTATCCCCAGTGGGGGATCGGCGTGGTGACCGAACAGCGCTCGTCCACCATGGCGGGTGGATTTTGTTTTGTCCGGATTACTTTTCGGGACGGCGTGGAGCGGTCCTTTATCAACGATCTGGACGATTTTAATTGCTGTTATTATGCCGGAGTCCGCCTTCAGGAAGATTCCCGGCCCATCCATCGGTAATCATGGGTTGCTCCCAGTTTTGAAGGTTCACCCGCAGTTCATTTTGGAAGCTTCAGCCGGGAAAGGATGATCAAGGCATGAGCCAATGCATTCTGATCGTCGATGACGAGGAACACATCCGCCGCTTGTGTTCTGAAATCCTCAAGCACGAGTCCTATCAGACCTTTACCGCGGCCAGCGCCAAAGCGGCCGTTGAGCTGGCCCGACTGCAGCCCTTTGACCTGCTGCTGACCGACATTAGTATGCCGGGGATGGATGGACTCAAGCTCCTCCGGACCATTAAGGAGATTCAAAAAGAGATTGTTTCGGTGGTCATGACGGGCTACGGCACGATCGACAACGCCGTTGAAGCGATGAAGCTCGGTGCCCAGGGGTTTGTGATCAAACCCTTTTCCGAGGAGGAATTGGTCCAGTCGGTGCGGGACGCCCTTGAAAAGTACCGGCTCCTTCGTGAGAACATGCGTCTGAAATTACTGGTCCCGCTCTTTGAGGTGGGCAAAACGCTGCTCTCCGATCTGCATTTGAAGTCGCTGTTGGAAACGTTCGTCCGCGTTGTCTCGAAAGAAACCCGGTCCGACGCCGCGGCCGTGATGTTGGTGGATGATCGGACCTATGCCGTCAAACCGGAATCCTGTTTTATTCTGCCGGACGGAATTTCGAATGAAACCTTTCAACGAATCCGGGAAACATTCGGCCCGTGGGCGATGGAAAAGAAGATTCCCCTGCTTCTGGAGGACGGGACTTCCCTGACGGACGACATGAAAAGTCTTCTCCACCGGTCCGGGCTGGCGGCGGTCGTGATCGTGCCCTTTGTTTCGAAGGACCGGCTCACCGGCATCCTGATCCTTTGCAAGAGACCCGGCAATGCTTCGTACAACCCAAGCGACCTGGAGCTGGCGTCCATCTTGTGCGGTCAAGCCGCCATCGCCATTGAGAATGCCAAGCTGTTCGAGGTGATCGAGGCGAAGAACCGTGAATTGGAGGACTTTTATTTCGAGACGGTCAACGCGCTAGCCCAGGCGATCGAGGTGAAAGATGTCTATACCGGCGGCCATGGGGATCGATTGGTCGATCTGGCGATCTCCATCGCGGAACGCCTGAACGTCTCGTCCGAGGAGCGGATCTGGCTGAAGTACGCGGCCGCGTTGCATGACATCGGGAAAATCGGGGTGAAGGAAACAATCCTGACCAAGCCCGGCAAGCTTACTCCGGAAGAGTATGAGGAGATGAAAACGCATCCCGCCAAAGGGGCGGAGATCCTCCGCGAGGTGAAGTTTCTGGCGCCGGTGGTTCCGATCGTCTATCATCATCAGGAGCGATATGATGGAAAAGGATATCCGACGGGGTTGTCGGGCCATCAGATTCCGATCGGGTCGAGAATCGTGGCCGTTCTGGACGCCTTTGATGCCATGACGACCAACCGCCCCTACCGCAAGGGTCTCCCGACCGAGGTGGCGATCAATGAACTGCGTCGTCATTCAGGGGTTCAGTTTGATCCCCAGGTGGTGGAGGCCTTTATTCAGGTGGTCACCGAGAGCCCTCACACGGCCTAAACGTCCCTTCTCCACGCTCACTCCGGCCATGAATGGAAGCGTTCCCAGAACCGGAACGGCACACAGCCTGGCAATGACCTGCGGGTTCGTTTTTTCGGCGATGCTTCGAGCCGACGCTTGGGGTTGGTTGAAGATTATACCCAGGACCGTGGCCCCGGCCTGCTGAGCCCACCGAACGGTCAGCAAGGTATGATTCAGGGTTCCAATCCGGGTTGATGCGACCACGATCAGCGGCAACTTTAAAAGAAGCGCCAGATCGAGGGCCGAGACCGTCGGCGTGATGGGCGTAAGCAAGCCGCCGATTCCTTCGACCACGACGATCCGGTGCCGGGATATAAGATGGGCATACGCTTCCGCGATTTGGTCCAATTCGATCGTTCTTCTTTCACGGTCGGCCGCCACCAACGGCGCCGCCGGAGTCTTAAATCGATAAGGACAAACCCAATCCATCGGGTCATCGACGCCGGCCGCTTGCAATAAAAAGAGGGCGTCGGGAGCGATCCGTTCTCCCCGTCGAGACAGGCAACCCGTCTGAACGGGTTTCATCACTCCCACATTGAATCCGCTTTTTTTGAAGCGCGCGGCCAAGACGGCCGCCACGATCGTCTTGCCGACGCCGGTGTCCGTTCCGGTTATAAATATTCCCTGTGGGGTCCCATAGGGCATTAGAAGATGCGGCTGTCGAGATTAAAGACTTGCCCGGATACGCCGGTCATCCTGGATAAACAATAAACGAACTCGGCGACGTCGGTGATCGGCGGGGAATGACCCAACAGATTCTGTCCGGCCAGCTCTTCGCGCTGTTGCTTCGATAGATCCGTTGTCATGGCTGTGGATTGGACACCCGGAAGAACGACGTTCAAGCGGATATTGTAGGGTCCCCATTCGGCGGCGGCGGACCGGATGAGTCCGATCAATCCAGCTTTTGCCGAGGCATAATTGGCCTGTCCCGCTCTTCCGTGGATGCCGGCGATCGAGCCGATCGCAATGACGTGCCCGTTTTGTTGTCGAATGAACAGCGCACCGGCCGCTTTTAAGCTGTTCCAGATGCCGGTCAGATTGGTTGTTAGGACGGAGTCCCACGCTTCTTCGTCGGTTCGAAGGAGCAGGCCGTCTCTTCGGACGGCCGCATTGGCCACCAGCAGGTCCAAGCCTCCCCATCGGGTCCGTGCCGTTTCGATCAACGATTCCATCTCGGCCAGGGATCGAACGTCGGCCTGATGCACAATCGATTCCGAGCCGAGCCGTTCCAGATCGCCGGCCAGCTTTGTCGCAGCCTCCTTGTTTTGATGAAAGTGGATGACGATTCGACATCCGGAAATTCCAAACCTCAGCGCCATCGCTCGCCCCAAACCTCCGCTCGCGCCGGTGATCAAAATCACACGTCGGTCCCGCATGGATTAAAGAATCCTCAGTGAACGGGCGATCCGGCCGAGCGAGTCCAGCACGCGGTCGAGGTCTTCACGGGTATGCGAAGCCATGATCGTGGTGCGGATACGGCTGGTTCCCTTGGGAACGGTGGGGGGGCGGATCGCCGGGGCGAAAACCCCGGCCTCCAGAAGGCGCTGCGACACGGTCATGGCCGATCGGTCGTCGCCGATCATGATCGGAATAATCGGTGTCTCGCTGTTCAGAAGATCAAAACCAAGGGACTTCAATCCGTCCGCATAGTAGGCGCGATTTTGCCAGAGGCGTTCTCGACGTTCGGGTTCCTCCCTCAGCAGGTCGAATGCGGCCAGCGCCGCCGCGGCTGAGGCGGGAGGGAGGGCGGTTGTGTAGATGAACGTTTTGGCTTTATTGATGAGATAATCGATCAAGACGCGGCTCCCGGCCACATAAGCCCCGAAACCGCCGAGGGCTTTGCCGAGCGTTCCCATCTGGAAAACCCTGCCGGGTTTGAGACCGAAATGCTCCAAAGTTCCCCGGCCTTCTTTCCCGATCACCCCCGTGGCATGCGCGTCGTCGACAAACACGGCGGCGCCGTGGCGTTCGGCCAGTTCGACGAGGTTGGGTAACGGAGCGATATCGCCGTCCATGCTGAAGACGCCGTCTGTCACAATAAGGGTCGGTTGATCCGCCGGTCTTTTAGCCAACATCCGCTCGAGTTGATCCAGATCGCCGTGTTCGAAAACGCGGAAGCGACAACCGCTCATGCGGCAGCCGTCGATCAGGCTCGCATGGCATAACCGGTCCGCGATCAGAAGACCTTGCGAAGGGATCAGGCAGGATAAGACCCCCAGATTAGCCATATAGCCCGTGCTGAAGACCAGTGCGGATTCCGTTTGTTTAAACTGCGCGATCCGCTCTTCCAGGGCCTCATGGGGGGGGGCATTTCCAGAAATCAATCGGGAGGCCCCGCTTCCGAATCCATACTGTCGGATGGCGGTGATTGCGGCCTCTTTGATACGAGGGTGGTCGGCCAGACCCAAATAGTTGTTCGAGGAAAGAAGGATGACGGATCGGCCCTCGATCATCACGCGCCCGGGATGACCGTGCGGATCCGGCTCCACCCGCCGCAGGCAACGGAATAGTCCGTTTGCGTGAAGCCGTTCAATCGCATCTTGATGAAAGTGAAAGTCCATTGCGGTCAGGGTATCAGCATATACCGCGACTCTTTTTGTGTCAACACAAGGCCTTTGACTTTTCCGCTCATTTAGGCTATAACTACTCCGCTTTTAAATTAAGCAGAGGGAGTATGGCCTACAAGATTCGGGTTGCGAGCAGAAAACAGCAATTAAAAAAACCGGATGAGTTTATCGGCACGGTGGATTGGCTGGGCGAGCAAATTCGAAAGCATGCCGGACTTGTCTGGGCGATATTCGTCGTTGCGGTGGTCATTGCTGCGGGTATCGGAGTTTTTTGGTATTACCAACACCAGCAGGAGATGCACGCCTTGGCCCTGGAGTTTCAAGGCTCGGAATATTACCGACAGCAACCTCCTGCGGGTGAAAAGACGACGACCGCATCGAAAGAGGAAAATTACAAAAAAGCCATAGAGCAGTATCAGAAAACGATTCAAGACTATCCGGGAACCCCGTCCGCTTTTATCGCACAGCTTTACATTGGCAATACGTATATGGAGCTTAACGATTTTGACTCGGCCGTGTCGGCCTATCGGTCGTTTCTTGAAAAAGAACCGAAAAACGATATTTGGGCGGGATTAGCTTATCAACGATTGGGGTACGCCTTTCTGGCTAAAAATGATTTCGAGGAAGCCCAGAAGGCGTTTGAGTCGGTCGGTCATCTTACGGGGGCTCTGAACAAGGACCAAGCCGACTACGAATTGGGCCGTATAAATGAAACCCTCGGCAAAAAGGAGGAGGCGATCAAACGGTATCAGGAAATTACCCGGCAGTTCTCGGATTCATTATTTCTGGCGGAGGCCCAGAGGCGCCTGACCGCTCTGGGTGTTACCGAAGTCAAGCCGGAACCAACCAAGAATCCGGTGATCATGTCGCCCTCGAACAAACCAATAACCGTTGTTCCAACGCCTCAGCAGAAACCGGCTCAGAAGGGGCCGTCGACACCGACGGAAAAGAAATAGACGGTGAGTTATAGGTCTTTGGACTGGAATCCGAGAACCAACTGATCCCCGGGTCGAATCTTACTATGTCTGCCCAACCCGTTGAAACGCTTTAGATCCTGAATCCTGACATTAAAACTCTTCGAGATATCCCAAAGCGTGTCCCCATCCTTGACGCGGTACAAAATTTTCCCTGTGTCGTCGCCGGAAGGCGACCGATCCTGTTTCTCCAGGGAGGCCATCTCGATGGGAGGCCTCTTCGGAGCCGACCTTATCTTGGAGCGACGATGATTCATCGCGGTCATCGGACGGGATTCAGGCTCGCGGGGAACAACCCGGAGTTTCGGGATGAACAAAAGGTCTCCCTGGTGCAGCAATTGTCCCGGAGCAAGATGATTAATTTCTCGGAGAAGTGCAACCGATGTCCCGAATCGCTTGGCGATGATGCTCAGTGTGTCGTTCCTGCGGATGTTGTAGTGCGTTCCGATGATCTTGCGTTCATCCGGGATTTGAGCGTAAGCGTCCGCAAAGGTCTGTTGTAGGCCTACCGGAAGCCTCAGGGGATATTGATCCAAGTACGGAGGCGTCAGTTCTGTCCGCAACTCGGGATTCAACTCCTTGAGATCTTCATAACTGATCCCCGCGGCTTGAGCCATGACGCGAAGATCGGCCGAGCCGGGTACCGAAACGGTATCAAATTTGAGGGGTTCATGATAGTCCAAGGTGAATCCGTACTTTTCAGGGTTTTTTGCGATGATCGTTGCGGCCATGAATTTCGGAACATACCCCTTCGTTTCCCGACGGATATATCGGGTCGATCGCAAATCCCAGAAGTCGTCGGCCTTCGCTCTGACTAAGGCCCGTTGAATTTTTTTCTCCCCGGCGTTGTAACCGGCCATAGCCAGAGGCCAGGATCCAAACCGATCGTAGAGATCTTTGAAATATCGGGCCGCCGCGTGGGTTGATTTGATCGGGTCGCGTCGCTCGTCGACCCAGTTGTCGATCCGGAGGCCGTACAGTCGACCGGTTCCTTTAATGAACTGCCAGGGTCCGACCGCCCGTGAGCGGGAGTAGGCATAGGGATTGAAACCGCTTTCAATCAGGGCGACAAACACCAGGTCTTCCGGGAGACCCTGTTCCTTGAAAATTTGACGCATGACCGGGATGTACCGTCCTGAACGCTCCAGCCACAATTTAAACTTATCCCGGATTTCGGTTTGGAAATATTCGATATAATCCTCTACGCTTTCGTTTCGCACAATCGGCACGTCGTAGGTGGCTTCCTCGACATCGGATTCGGTCGTCGTTTCACTTGAAGATCCATCCAAGGAATCGTTCGCGGGTTCGCCATACGCGACATTCTGTGATGTTTCCGGTTGTGCCGCTACCCGAGAATCGTCGACGGAAGGTGTTTGATTTGGAGACAAGTTTGTGTCGGGGTTTGTGACTTGTGTGCCGGGAGTCGTGGTCTCGGTCGCTGGGGATGGGTCCATCGGAGGGGAAGAACGATTGACATCCGCCTGGTTGTTTTTTGATTCAACTCTAGCCGGGCCGGCGTGCGATTTCGGCGTGACCTCCGATGCTTCCGTTCTTTCCGGAGTTGTGGGTGCAAACCCGGTCGGTGAGAATGACGGCTTGGTTGACAGGTGTGCCTTCTTTTCATTATTGTAAGGGCTGCTGCAGGAAACGAGAATCAGCAAGCAAAGCAACCAGAGGAATTGTTTGGGAAGCAGCCGGATCATATCCCGCCTTTCCGTTATGGGCCATCTGAAGTTGATGTTCAAAGTTTAAATCAGCCGTCGGCCATTTCGAAAATGCCCTATCCTACATGCTCTATTACCCGATGTCAAGAATTTTACTCACTTTATCCGCCGGGTGTCTTCAGGGGGGTATACTAGTACTTAATGATACCTGATTTTTATGGATTGTCAAATGAAACAGAGAGGTTATCCAAGCCGGTTCCATGCATGATCGGCATATCTTGTTCCGGCGAGGTGATGGGCCCGTTCCAATTCCTGGTCGGTCAGACCAGCCGGCTCAAGTTGAATGGCCAGCGCTTTCTCGAATCCGCTTGCGATCCGGTTTGCAACGGTTTTTGGATGAACATGCGTCGAAAGCAGATTATAAAGTCCGCCGATGCGGTTTCGACCCTCTTCGATCATCCTGGCCCGCTGGGCCTGATCCGGAAAACGAAACAGTTTATAGTAAAACACCGGATCGAAATCGAGAAGCAGAGAGCCTTGCTGAAGCATCCCATCCTTCCATCGACGTTGTGCACTGCCGATGATTTTCCGGCCGTTGCAGATGATTTCATACCAGGAGGCGGACATAAAACAAATGGGCGAGCGGCCCATATTGCGGAC
The nucleotide sequence above comes from Nitrospiria bacterium. Encoded proteins:
- a CDS encoding ABC transporter permease; translated protein: MIFKIAGRALARNTMRSVLTMLGIIIGVAAVIAMVAVGQGAKAQIESQIASIGSNLLMVFPGSTTQGGVHAGSGSVTTLTEDDALAIQKELSSVRLAAPSLRTVAQVVSANQNWSTGVTGSTPDYFAVRDWSFDSGGSFTQSDYDGATKAAVIGKTVATNLFGSQDPIGQIIRIQNVPFRVVGLLSPKGQSAMGQDQDDTVIIPLSTLQKRIMGVTYVQAIMISANSPEETVAAEEEIQRLLHQRHHIPPKQDDDFTVRNMTDIAAAAEASSQIMTLLLGSIASVSLIVGGIGIMNIMLVSVTERTREIGIRMAVGARSRDILLQFLVEAVVLSLAGGILGVILGVASSRIISTFVHWPTIISLRSIMLASVFSIAIGVFFGLYPARRAASLDPIEALRYE
- a CDS encoding DUF3553 domain-containing protein, producing MRRLFLKLGDQVIHLRYPQWGIGVVTEQRSSTMAGGFCFVRITFRDGVERSFINDLDDFNCCYYAGVRLQEDSRPIHR
- a CDS encoding HD domain-containing phosphohydrolase — protein: MSQCILIVDDEEHIRRLCSEILKHESYQTFTAASAKAAVELARLQPFDLLLTDISMPGMDGLKLLRTIKEIQKEIVSVVMTGYGTIDNAVEAMKLGAQGFVIKPFSEEELVQSVRDALEKYRLLRENMRLKLLVPLFEVGKTLLSDLHLKSLLETFVRVVSKETRSDAAAVMLVDDRTYAVKPESCFILPDGISNETFQRIRETFGPWAMEKKIPLLLEDGTSLTDDMKSLLHRSGLAAVVIVPFVSKDRLTGILILCKRPGNASYNPSDLELASILCGQAAIAIENAKLFEVIEAKNRELEDFYFETVNALAQAIEVKDVYTGGHGDRLVDLAISIAERLNVSSEERIWLKYAAALHDIGKIGVKETILTKPGKLTPEEYEEMKTHPAKGAEILREVKFLAPVVPIVYHHQERYDGKGYPTGLSGHQIPIGSRIVAVLDAFDAMTTNRPYRKGLPTEVAINELRRHSGVQFDPQVVEAFIQVVTESPHTA
- the bioD gene encoding dethiobiotin synthase, with the protein product MPYGTPQGIFITGTDTGVGKTIVAAVLAARFKKSGFNVGVMKPVQTGCLSRRGERIAPDALFLLQAAGVDDPMDWVCPYRFKTPAAPLVAADRERRTIELDQIAEAYAHLISRHRIVVVEGIGGLLTPITPTVSALDLALLLKLPLIVVASTRIGTLNHTLLTVRWAQQAGATVLGIIFNQPQASARSIAEKTNPQVIARLCAVPVLGTLPFMAGVSVEKGRLGRVRALGDHLNKGLHHLGIKLNP
- a CDS encoding SDR family NAD(P)-dependent oxidoreductase, producing MRDRRVILITGASGGLGRAMALRFGISGCRIVIHFHQNKEAATKLAGDLERLGSESIVHQADVRSLAEMESLIETARTRWGGLDLLVANAAVRRDGLLLRTDEEAWDSVLTTNLTGIWNSLKAAGALFIRQQNGHVIAIGSIAGIHGRAGQANYASAKAGLIGLIRSAAAEWGPYNIRLNVVLPGVQSTAMTTDLSKQQREELAGQNLLGHSPPITDVAEFVYCLSRMTGVSGQVFNLDSRIF
- the bioF gene encoding 8-amino-7-oxononanoate synthase; the encoded protein is MEPDPHGHPGRVMIEGRSVILLSSNNYLGLADHPRIKEAAITAIRQYGFGSGASRLISGNAPPHEALEERIAQFKQTESALVFSTGYMANLGVLSCLIPSQGLLIADRLCHASLIDGCRMSGCRFRVFEHGDLDQLERMLAKRPADQPTLIVTDGVFSMDGDIAPLPNLVELAERHGAAVFVDDAHATGVIGKEGRGTLEHFGLKPGRVFQMGTLGKALGGFGAYVAGSRVLIDYLINKAKTFIYTTALPPASAAAALAAFDLLREEPERRERLWQNRAYYADGLKSLGFDLLNSETPIIPIMIGDDRSAMTVSQRLLEAGVFAPAIRPPTVPKGTSRIRTTIMASHTREDLDRVLDSLGRIARSLRIL
- a CDS encoding tetratricopeptide repeat protein, with product MREAVQSHLDESESPLRSGYQHIPRLFLCQHKAFDFSAHLGYNYSAFKLSRGSMAYKIRVASRKQQLKKPDEFIGTVDWLGEQIRKHAGLVWAIFVVAVVIAAGIGVFWYYQHQQEMHALALEFQGSEYYRQQPPAGEKTTTASKEENYKKAIEQYQKTIQDYPGTPSAFIAQLYIGNTYMELNDFDSAVSAYRSFLEKEPKNDIWAGLAYQRLGYAFLAKNDFEEAQKAFESVGHLTGALNKDQADYELGRINETLGKKEEAIKRYQEITRQFSDSLFLAEAQRRLTALGVTEVKPEPTKNPVIMSPSNKPITVVPTPQQKPAQKGPSTPTEKK
- a CDS encoding transglycosylase SLT domain-containing protein — encoded protein: MDGSSSETTTESDVEEATYDVPIVRNESVEDYIEYFQTEIRDKFKLWLERSGRYIPVMRQIFKEQGLPEDLVFVALIESGFNPYAYSRSRAVGPWQFIKGTGRLYGLRIDNWVDERRDPIKSTHAAARYFKDLYDRFGSWPLAMAGYNAGEKKIQRALVRAKADDFWDLRSTRYIRRETKGYVPKFMAATIIAKNPEKYGFTLDYHEPLKFDTVSVPGSADLRVMAQAAGISYEDLKELNPELRTELTPPYLDQYPLRLPVGLQQTFADAYAQIPDERKIIGTHYNIRRNDTLSIIAKRFGTSVALLREINHLAPGQLLHQGDLLFIPKLRVVPREPESRPMTAMNHRRSKIRSAPKRPPIEMASLEKQDRSPSGDDTGKILYRVKDGDTLWDISKSFNVRIQDLKRFNGLGRHSKIRPGDQLVLGFQSKDL
- a CDS encoding biotin/lipoate A/B protein ligase family protein produces the protein MNQWRLVEDDPGEAAWNMAVDEAIAESCRQGLSPPTLRLYRWARPALTIGYFQKVDRDIDETVCQTEKIAVIRRMTGGRAVLHGHDLTYSVASRAYVPELPNTIRGTFLAISRGLIEGLHQLGLHAEPVRSPVRNMGRSPICFMSASWYEIICNGRKIIGSAQRRWKDGMLQQGSLLLDFDPVFYYKLFRFPDQAQRARMIEEGRNRIGGLYNLLSTHVHPKTVANRIASGFEKALAIQLEPAGLTDQELERAHHLAGTRYADHAWNRLG